A section of the Neisseria dumasiana genome encodes:
- the ruvX gene encoding Holliday junction resolvase RuvX, producing the protein MLKAPNGTTLAFDFGETRIGVAEGDAEVGTAHPISTVTGESNDAKFAAIAKLIKEWQPKHLVVGLPVYTDGTEHELTRLSRKFGRRLHGRFNLPVYWVDERMSSLYAESLLAEAQVFGRKQKQVLDQVAAQAILQGFFEGGAVEYFNGQEEGTEAV; encoded by the coding sequence ATGCTTAAAGCGCCGAACGGCACAACGCTGGCGTTTGATTTCGGCGAAACGCGCATCGGTGTGGCAGAGGGAGATGCCGAAGTCGGTACTGCGCACCCGATCAGCACGGTTACGGGGGAAAGCAATGATGCCAAGTTCGCTGCCATTGCCAAGCTGATTAAAGAATGGCAGCCCAAGCATTTGGTGGTCGGGCTGCCTGTTTATACCGACGGCACCGAACACGAGCTTACCCGCCTGAGCCGTAAATTCGGCCGCAGATTGCACGGGCGCTTCAATTTGCCTGTTTATTGGGTGGACGAGCGCATGTCGTCGCTCTATGCCGAAAGCCTGTTGGCCGAAGCGCAGGTGTTCGGCAGAAAACAGAAACAAGTGCTTGACCAAGTGGCGGCGCAAGCCATTTTGCAGGGCTTTTTCGAAGGTGGGGCGGTGGAATACTTTAATGGGCAGGAAGAAGGCACAGAGGCCGTCTGA
- the pdxH gene encoding pyridoxamine 5'-phosphate oxidase has protein sequence MDLHHIREDYSKQELSETDCDASPLAQFERWLNEAIKAEANEPTAMNIATVGSDGRPQSRQVLLKEVNAEGFVFFTNYRSRKGRALEANPFAALTFFWPELERQVRIEGRVEQLDAAASDEYFESRPYTSRIGAWASEQSQVISGKSILVARAAAVGVKHPLHVPRPPHWGGYVVIPDRVEFWQGRPSRLHDRIQYRLENGTWLKERLSP, from the coding sequence ATGGACTTACACCATATCCGTGAAGATTACAGCAAACAAGAGCTTTCCGAAACCGATTGCGATGCCAGCCCTCTTGCACAATTTGAACGCTGGCTGAACGAAGCCATAAAAGCCGAAGCCAACGAACCCACCGCCATGAATATCGCCACCGTCGGTTCAGACGGCAGGCCGCAGAGCAGACAGGTGCTGTTAAAAGAAGTGAACGCCGAAGGTTTTGTATTTTTTACCAATTACCGCAGCAGAAAAGGAAGGGCACTCGAAGCCAACCCTTTTGCCGCACTCACTTTCTTTTGGCCCGAACTGGAACGCCAAGTGCGCATTGAAGGCCGGGTCGAGCAATTGGATGCCGCCGCATCCGACGAATATTTTGAAAGCAGACCCTACACCAGCCGCATCGGCGCATGGGCAAGCGAACAAAGCCAAGTGATTTCAGGCAAATCGATTTTGGTTGCACGCGCGGCAGCCGTTGGCGTAAAACACCCGCTGCATGTGCCGAGACCCCCGCATTGGGGAGGTTATGTGGTGATTCCCGACCGTGTCGAATTTTGGCAAGGCCGCCCCAGTCGTCTGCACGACCGCATCCAATACCGGCTGGAAAACGGAACATGGCTGAAAGAAAGATTGTCGCCCTAA
- a CDS encoding RDD family protein, with protein MHHFPTVSFKRRIAALLYEALLVGAVSMGAALVAGMAAMALNPVSHILSSLAATLILLAVWWLYFKANWHKKGQTLPMRVWKIGLTNAAGSRPPLPQLRLRFMWACVFIVFIPMLVYAAVRHFNGIPPKPAFGVALIWWILPWGFAFLNPDRQFLYDFLAGTRLVDLNEQSFKANQNKPSE; from the coding sequence ATGCACCATTTTCCTACTGTTTCTTTCAAGCGCCGTATTGCAGCACTGCTTTACGAGGCTTTGCTCGTCGGAGCGGTGAGCATGGGTGCCGCTTTGGTGGCCGGAATGGCCGCAATGGCGCTTAACCCTGTTTCGCACATATTGTCCAGCTTGGCGGCAACGCTGATTCTGCTGGCAGTTTGGTGGCTCTATTTCAAAGCCAATTGGCATAAAAAAGGCCAAACACTGCCGATGAGGGTATGGAAAATCGGTTTGACCAATGCGGCGGGCAGCAGGCCGCCGCTGCCTCAGTTGCGTTTGCGTTTTATGTGGGCATGCGTGTTTATCGTGTTTATTCCGATGTTGGTTTATGCGGCCGTGCGCCATTTTAACGGTATCCCGCCCAAGCCGGCCTTTGGCGTTGCTTTGATTTGGTGGATTTTGCCGTGGGGCTTCGCTTTTCTCAATCCCGACCGGCAGTTCTTATACGATTTTCTTGCAGGAACAAGATTGGTTGATTTGAACGAGCAATCCTTCAAAGCAAATCAAAACAAGCCGTCTGAATAA
- a CDS encoding mechanosensitive ion channel family protein encodes MADFFSGLFARQEFASQLLERSFNNPIGWLELGVVAAIMAFTFWLSAYWIKKHPVQESNRWGFARHIAQRILWPIMMLISAIVALYIWNLNGYNAVWLQLLAMASRWMILIRFALAVVHAALPSSKFTDWLERFLSAVLWFAFVLWVSGIDDIIINGMKALEFPIGSVRLNLFTIVTGILWIVILMVVALWLARFIDNRLMSSQRLDLNLRIVLSKVVKTVMVALSVLIALPLVGIDLTVLSVFGGALGVGIGFGLQKVASNYISGFIILGDRSIRPGDRLTVDNFTGYVTKITSRFVVLSNTSGSEALIPNETFVTSTVINESYTNASLRQSLNVQVGYNTDLAVALKILEEVAAEQERVDASPPPKAVITGFGDNGIDLSIGFWVKDPENGFVVLFSNIFFSIWKRFNEEGIEFPYPQREVRILNDQPLPENLNLPIEAEQKGVQNQNASEHTTRQHI; translated from the coding sequence ATTGCCGATTTCTTTTCGGGTTTGTTTGCCCGCCAAGAGTTTGCATCACAGTTATTGGAGCGCAGCTTCAACAATCCGATAGGCTGGTTGGAATTGGGAGTCGTGGCTGCCATTATGGCGTTCACATTCTGGTTGTCGGCCTATTGGATAAAGAAACACCCCGTCCAAGAGTCTAACCGCTGGGGCTTCGCCCGCCATATTGCCCAGCGCATTCTCTGGCCGATTATGATGCTGATATCGGCAATCGTGGCTTTGTATATTTGGAATTTAAACGGATACAACGCCGTATGGCTGCAACTGCTGGCGATGGCTTCGCGCTGGATGATTCTTATCCGCTTTGCCTTGGCGGTGGTTCACGCAGCCTTACCTTCGAGTAAGTTCACAGATTGGCTGGAGCGTTTTCTCTCTGCCGTGCTTTGGTTTGCTTTTGTGCTGTGGGTTTCCGGTATTGACGACATCATCATCAACGGAATGAAAGCGCTCGAGTTTCCGATAGGCTCGGTAAGGCTCAATCTGTTTACTATTGTTACCGGTATTTTGTGGATTGTGATATTGATGGTCGTGGCCTTATGGCTGGCCCGTTTTATCGACAACCGCTTGATGTCGAGCCAACGTCTTGACCTGAATTTGCGTATCGTTTTATCTAAAGTAGTTAAAACGGTTATGGTGGCGTTATCTGTTTTAATTGCCTTGCCTTTGGTAGGTATAGATTTAACCGTGTTGTCGGTATTCGGCGGTGCATTGGGTGTCGGTATCGGTTTCGGTTTGCAGAAAGTCGCCAGTAACTATATTTCGGGCTTTATCATCTTGGGTGATAGGTCTATCCGCCCCGGCGACCGCTTAACGGTTGATAACTTTACCGGCTATGTAACCAAAATTACCTCGCGTTTTGTTGTGCTTTCCAATACTTCCGGTTCCGAAGCGTTGATACCGAACGAAACATTTGTGACATCAACGGTGATTAACGAATCGTATACCAATGCTTCTCTACGCCAAAGTTTGAACGTTCAGGTTGGCTATAACACGGATTTGGCCGTAGCCTTAAAAATTTTAGAAGAAGTTGCAGCAGAACAAGAACGCGTTGATGCTTCACCGCCGCCCAAAGCGGTTATCACCGGATTTGGCGACAACGGCATTGATTTGTCGATAGGGTTTTGGGTGAAAGACCCTGAAAACGGTTTTGTGGTATTGTTTTCAAACATATTTTTTTCAATTTGGAAACGGTTTAACGAAGAAGGCATCGAATTTCCTTACCCGCAGCGCGAAGTTCGTATTTTGAATGACCAACCTTTGCCGGAAAATTTAAACTTGCCGATTGAAGCAGAACAAAAAGGTGTGCAAAACCAAAATGCTTCAGAACACACTACCCGACAGCATATTTGA
- the nudB gene encoding dihydroneopterin triphosphate diphosphatase produces MTRSLKRPVSILVVLHDGNNNVLLIERADRKNFWQSVTGSLEPDEEPETAALREVAEETGVYLSGDQLINWYESNVYEIYEHWRHRYPEGVTHNTEHVFSAKIARETPIKLNRSEHLAFEWVPVDQAAEKVFSPSNKEAILNLHKHLF; encoded by the coding sequence ATGACCCGATCTCTCAAACGGCCGGTTTCTATTCTTGTAGTGTTGCACGACGGCAACAATAATGTATTGTTAATAGAGCGCGCAGACCGAAAAAACTTTTGGCAGTCTGTTACCGGCAGCTTAGAGCCGGATGAGGAGCCGGAAACGGCAGCATTACGAGAAGTTGCAGAAGAAACAGGGGTTTATCTTTCAGGCGACCAGCTTATAAATTGGTATGAGAGTAATGTGTACGAGATTTATGAACACTGGCGCCACCGGTATCCTGAAGGGGTAACACACAATACGGAACACGTATTTTCGGCAAAGATAGCTCGCGAAACGCCTATTAAACTCAACCGTTCCGAGCATTTGGCATTCGAATGGGTACCGGTGGATCAAGCTGCAGAAAAGGTGTTTTCCCCTTCAAATAAAGAAGCCATTTTAAATTTGCATAAGCATTTGTTTTAA
- a CDS encoding YqgE/AlgH family protein encodes MNLSDHFLVAMPSMDDPFFEGSVVYLCQHNEEGAMGIVINKPSPVTMDLIFAAADTNIPERFQNEWVMMGGPVQIDRGYVVHTPVGNWQNSLIVNNQVALTTSRDIIENLAQPDAVDKAVVSIGYASWEAGQLEQELAENAWLTVPADTRILFDLPYAERYEAAFAKVGINPNLIMNGAGHA; translated from the coding sequence ATGAATCTCTCAGACCATTTTCTGGTAGCCATGCCGTCAATGGACGATCCGTTTTTTGAAGGCAGCGTTGTGTATTTGTGCCAGCATAACGAAGAAGGCGCAATGGGCATTGTCATCAACAAACCTTCTCCGGTAACGATGGATCTGATTTTTGCCGCCGCCGATACCAATATTCCCGAGCGTTTTCAAAACGAATGGGTAATGATGGGCGGGCCGGTGCAAATCGACCGCGGCTATGTGGTGCACACTCCGGTAGGCAATTGGCAAAACAGCCTGATTGTGAATAATCAGGTTGCCCTCACTACTTCCCGCGACATCATCGAAAACCTTGCACAGCCCGATGCTGTGGACAAAGCTGTGGTAAGCATAGGCTATGCCAGCTGGGAAGCAGGCCAACTGGAGCAAGAACTGGCGGAAAACGCATGGCTGACCGTTCCGGCAGATACCCGTATTCTGTTTGACCTGCCGTATGCCGAACGCTATGAAGCCGCATTCGCCAAAGTAGGCATTAATCCTAATTTGATCATGAACGGTGCCGGTCATGCTTAA
- the recX gene encoding recombination regulator RecX, producing the protein MKPQKSLRARALDILARQEISRAELKRKLAPYAEHEDELDELLDEFADRHWQSDQRFAEAYIHSKSRQHGTLRLKQALQAKGVDEETVREFLPSRESELDTAMAVLKKKFKQPAADMKEKQKQIRFLAYRGFDMDTIQTALKNCRYDDE; encoded by the coding sequence ATGAAACCGCAAAAATCCCTACGCGCCCGAGCTTTAGATATACTTGCGCGACAAGAAATCAGTCGCGCCGAACTCAAGCGCAAGCTTGCGCCGTATGCCGAGCATGAAGACGAGTTGGACGAGCTTTTGGACGAATTTGCCGATCGCCATTGGCAATCAGACCAACGCTTTGCAGAAGCCTATATCCACAGCAAAAGCAGACAACACGGTACACTGCGTTTGAAACAAGCATTGCAAGCCAAAGGCGTGGATGAAGAAACCGTGCGTGAATTTCTGCCTTCGCGCGAAAGCGAGTTGGATACCGCAATGGCTGTGTTAAAGAAGAAATTCAAACAACCTGCCGCAGATATGAAAGAAAAACAAAAGCAGATCCGTTTCCTCGCTTATCGGGGTTTTGATATGGATACGATTCAGACGGCCTTGAAAAACTGCCGTTATGACGATGAATAA
- the serC gene encoding phosphoserine transaminase: MLPTPIYNFSAGPAILPESVLRTAQSEMFDYNGTGFSVMTMSHRSDVFMSILYHAEQDLRQLMDIPDNYKVLFLQGGASSQFNMVVMNFANGFKRVDSVVTGNWSAIAHSQMGKLSDAEIHLAADGGKQFNYTNLPPVSSWDIDKNSAFVHFVINETVHGLQYREVPKLEDGMPPLICDMSSEILSRKINVSDFGVIYAGAQKNIGPSGATIVIIREDLLERCSDRIPDVWNYKSHIEKQGMYNTPATYPIYISGLVFRWLQSQGGVAQMETINTLKAKTLYEAIDNSGGFYINNVHPGARSKMNVIFTTGDKDLDELFAQESTTRGLQLLRGYKSMGGMRASIYNAMTLQGVEALIDFMKEFQRRYG, from the coding sequence ATGCTACCCACACCGATTTACAATTTTTCAGCCGGCCCTGCCATCTTGCCCGAATCCGTATTGCGCACCGCTCAAAGCGAAATGTTCGACTACAACGGAACGGGCTTTTCTGTTATGACCATGAGCCACCGCTCCGACGTATTTATGAGCATTCTCTATCACGCCGAGCAGGATTTGCGCCAGCTGATGGATATACCCGACAACTATAAGGTTCTGTTTTTGCAAGGCGGAGCAAGTTCGCAATTCAATATGGTGGTGATGAATTTCGCCAACGGTTTCAAACGGGTTGATTCTGTGGTAACCGGCAACTGGTCGGCGATTGCCCACTCTCAAATGGGTAAACTTTCCGATGCCGAAATCCACTTGGCTGCCGACGGCGGCAAACAGTTCAACTACACCAATCTGCCGCCCGTCAGCTCTTGGGATATCGATAAAAACTCCGCGTTTGTACATTTTGTGATCAACGAAACCGTACACGGCCTGCAATACCGCGAAGTGCCTAAACTGGAAGACGGCATGCCGCCTTTGATTTGCGATATGTCGAGCGAAATTCTTTCGCGAAAAATCAACGTAAGCGATTTCGGCGTGATTTATGCGGGCGCTCAGAAAAATATCGGCCCGTCGGGCGCAACCATCGTGATTATCCGCGAAGACCTGCTGGAACGCTGTTCCGACCGCATTCCTGATGTGTGGAACTACAAATCGCACATCGAAAAACAAGGTATGTACAACACGCCGGCCACTTATCCGATTTATATTTCCGGGCTGGTGTTCCGCTGGTTGCAATCGCAAGGCGGCGTGGCACAGATGGAAACCATCAACACATTGAAAGCCAAAACGCTTTACGAAGCCATCGACAACAGCGGCGGCTTCTATATCAACAATGTCCATCCCGGCGCACGCTCTAAAATGAACGTGATTTTCACCACCGGCGATAAAGATTTAGACGAACTCTTCGCCCAAGAATCCACCACCCGCGGCCTGCAACTGCTGCGCGGCTATAAATCGATGGGCGGTATGCGCGCCAGCATCTACAACGCCATGACCCTGCAAGGCGTGGAAGCGCTGATTGACTTTATGAAAGAGTTCCAACGCCGTTACGGTTAA
- a CDS encoding phosphoglycolate phosphatase — protein MTTPAIEHVQAIAFDLDGTLCDSVPDLAAAANATREHMGLQPLPVDVVESYVGDGLANLVHRVLTDSRDGMAEQEEWEKAFTFYIRYYRDHLSDHTRAYPETEAGLGLLKTLGIPLVVITNKNEILAAELLKQLGLADYFSLILGGDSLPEKKPSPMPLLHAAEVLNIDPANMMMVGDSQNDILAAKAAGCLSVGVTFGYGDMTMLSQEAATKPDWIIGSLPEIFENLQPQKEQEEA, from the coding sequence ATGACCACACCTGCTATCGAACACGTTCAAGCCATTGCTTTTGATTTGGACGGCACGCTTTGCGATTCCGTGCCGGATTTGGCCGCAGCCGCCAATGCTACCCGCGAGCATATGGGCCTGCAGCCCTTACCCGTTGACGTAGTAGAAAGCTATGTAGGCGACGGCTTGGCAAACCTTGTTCACCGGGTACTGACAGATAGCCGCGACGGCATGGCGGAGCAGGAAGAATGGGAAAAAGCGTTTACTTTTTACATCCGCTATTACCGCGACCATTTAAGCGACCATACCCGCGCGTATCCGGAAACCGAGGCCGGACTGGGTTTGCTCAAAACTTTAGGTATTCCGTTAGTGGTTATTACCAATAAAAACGAAATTCTGGCGGCAGAGTTGCTGAAACAGCTCGGTCTTGCTGATTATTTCAGCCTGATCTTAGGCGGCGACAGCTTGCCCGAGAAAAAACCCAGCCCCATGCCTTTGCTGCATGCCGCCGAAGTGCTCAACATTGACCCGGCCAATATGATGATGGTGGGCGATTCGCAGAATGATATTCTGGCCGCCAAAGCGGCGGGCTGCTTGAGTGTGGGCGTTACGTTTGGCTACGGCGATATGACCATGCTGTCGCAAGAAGCTGCCACCAAGCCCGACTGGATTATCGGCTCGCTGCCTGAAATTTTTGAAAACCTGCAACCGCAGAAAGAACAAGAAGAAGCATAA
- a CDS encoding TatD family hydrolase, protein MSLTDSHCHLADAALRQHLSDVIEEADNAQVCRFIVPATQRGDFHDVLALENNQTIHIGLGIHPWYAETAEEKDFTELETLLIGHPRAWVGEIGLDFYDKNQTEAQRHIQKSCFIRQLELAQALRRPVIVHNLKATSAVIDAVKQARFCQGGIAHAFSGSLEEARTLISAGFKIGIGSLLLNPTAKKAREAAATLPLENIVLETDSPFMLKNKVNKPVNVREIAEITAGLRGISIEEVAFQTEANIDELLSKIRYS, encoded by the coding sequence ATTTCACTTACCGACAGCCATTGCCATCTTGCCGATGCCGCATTACGGCAACACTTATCCGACGTTATAGAAGAAGCGGACAACGCACAGGTGTGCCGTTTTATCGTTCCGGCGACACAACGCGGTGATTTTCACGACGTGCTGGCTTTGGAAAACAACCAAACCATACACATCGGATTAGGTATTCATCCTTGGTATGCGGAAACGGCTGAAGAAAAAGATTTCACAGAGCTTGAAACCCTGCTCATTGGTCATCCTCGAGCTTGGGTAGGTGAAATAGGTTTGGATTTTTACGATAAAAACCAAACCGAAGCGCAGAGGCACATACAAAAAAGCTGCTTTATCCGGCAACTTGAATTGGCACAAGCACTGCGCCGTCCGGTGATCGTACACAACCTCAAAGCAACTTCTGCCGTGATAGATGCCGTGAAACAAGCCCGGTTTTGCCAAGGCGGTATTGCGCACGCTTTCTCGGGGAGCTTGGAAGAAGCAAGAACATTAATTTCGGCAGGTTTCAAAATCGGAATCGGTTCCCTGCTGCTGAATCCTACCGCGAAAAAAGCCCGCGAAGCTGCCGCAACCTTGCCATTGGAAAACATTGTTTTGGAAACCGACAGCCCGTTTATGTTAAAAAACAAGGTGAATAAGCCCGTAAACGTACGCGAAATAGCGGAAATCACAGCCGGTTTGCGCGGCATCAGTATAGAAGAAGTGGCCTTTCAAACCGAAGCCAATATTGATGAGCTTCTCAGCAAAATAAGATATTCATGA
- a CDS encoding YidB family protein → MALMDSLINAAASAIGGSNQQNTAVQMALDLVRQSGGVGNLINQLQQGGLGSALESWISNGSNESVSGNDLQSALGSGLIEQIASKFGMNGSQASDLLAQYLPNLVDSATPNGSAQDADGFGLDDLAALVLKNLIK, encoded by the coding sequence ATGGCTTTAATGGATTCATTGATTAATGCGGCCGCATCGGCCATCGGCGGCAGCAACCAGCAAAATACCGCCGTTCAAATGGCTTTGGATTTGGTGCGTCAAAGCGGCGGCGTCGGCAACCTGATTAACCAGTTGCAGCAGGGCGGTTTGGGCAGCGCATTGGAAAGCTGGATTTCCAACGGAAGCAATGAAAGCGTATCAGGCAACGACCTGCAATCTGCTTTAGGCAGCGGGCTGATTGAGCAAATTGCTTCGAAATTCGGCATGAACGGCAGCCAAGCCAGCGATTTGTTGGCGCAATATTTGCCGAATTTGGTTGACAGTGCCACGCCCAACGGTTCTGCCCAAGATGCCGACGGCTTTGGTTTGGATGATTTGGCTGCTTTGGTGTTGAAAAATTTGATTAAATAA
- the ppx gene encoding exopolyphosphatase, with protein sequence MTTPNVLASVDLGSNSFRLQICEINNGQLKVIDSLKQMVRFAAGLDSQKNLDQASQERALECLAKFGERLKGFEPEQVRAVATNTFRVAKNIDAFIPKAEAALGFPIEVIAGREEARLIYTGVVHTLPPNGDKMLVIDIGGGSTEFVIGSDLQPTLTESLALGCVTYSIRFFQNKISHKDFQAAITAARNEIQRISKLMKRTGWDFAVGTSGSAKSIRDVIAAENPQEADITYAGMKKLADRIVSAGSVKKARFEGMKPERVEVFAGGLAVMMAAFEELGIEKMTVTEAALRDGVFYDLIGRQLNEDMRDQTTAEFQKRYHVSKNQASRVAAAAQKIMESICHTQNTPVQELAYWKQYINWAGMLHEIGIDIAHTGYHKHSAYILENADMPGFSRKEQNILSLLVLGHRGDVRKMIPLVEDKMMWFAILSLRLGALFCRNRLPLELPLHTQLRSNDNGKGFILRINKQWLDEHPLIAGALDYESEQWEKVDMPFIVQPQ encoded by the coding sequence ATGACCACCCCCAATGTACTCGCCTCGGTGGACTTAGGCTCCAACAGCTTCCGCCTGCAAATCTGCGAAATCAACAACGGCCAGCTCAAAGTAATTGATTCATTGAAACAAATGGTTCGCTTTGCCGCAGGCTTAGACAGCCAGAAAAATCTCGACCAAGCTTCTCAGGAACGCGCTTTGGAATGCTTGGCAAAATTCGGCGAGCGTTTAAAAGGTTTCGAACCGGAACAGGTGCGTGCCGTGGCAACCAACACTTTCCGCGTGGCCAAAAACATTGATGCCTTTATTCCCAAAGCAGAGGCCGCATTGGGCTTTCCCATCGAAGTGATTGCCGGACGTGAAGAAGCCCGCTTGATTTACACCGGCGTGGTACACACCTTACCGCCCAACGGCGACAAAATGCTGGTAATCGATATCGGCGGCGGTTCGACAGAATTTGTAATCGGCTCCGATTTGCAACCCACGCTTACCGAAAGTTTGGCCTTGGGCTGCGTCACTTACAGCATACGTTTTTTCCAAAACAAAATCAGCCACAAAGACTTTCAGGCGGCCATTACCGCCGCCCGCAACGAAATCCAACGTATCAGCAAGTTGATGAAACGCACCGGCTGGGATTTTGCCGTCGGCACATCCGGTTCCGCCAAGTCTATCCGCGATGTTATTGCGGCCGAAAACCCTCAAGAAGCCGATATTACCTACGCGGGCATGAAAAAGCTGGCTGATAGAATCGTGAGCGCGGGCAGTGTGAAAAAAGCACGCTTCGAGGGCATGAAGCCCGAGCGCGTAGAAGTTTTTGCCGGCGGACTCGCCGTTATGATGGCAGCTTTTGAAGAACTCGGTATCGAAAAAATGACCGTAACCGAAGCAGCTTTGCGCGACGGTGTGTTTTACGATTTGATCGGCCGCCAGTTAAACGAAGACATGCGCGATCAAACCACGGCCGAGTTCCAAAAACGCTACCATGTCAGCAAAAACCAAGCTTCGCGCGTTGCTGCGGCGGCACAGAAAATCATGGAAAGCATCTGCCACACCCAAAACACCCCCGTACAGGAATTGGCATATTGGAAACAATACATCAACTGGGCGGGCATGCTTCACGAAATCGGCATAGATATTGCCCATACCGGCTACCACAAACATTCTGCCTACATTCTCGAAAATGCCGATATGCCCGGTTTTTCGCGCAAAGAACAGAATATTTTGTCGCTGCTGGTGCTCGGCCACCGCGGCGACGTGCGTAAGATGATTCCTTTGGTGGAAGACAAAATGATGTGGTTTGCCATTTTATCGCTGCGCTTAGGCGCATTGTTCTGCCGCAACCGGCTGCCGCTCGAACTGCCGCTGCACACCCAATTGCGCAGCAACGATAACGGCAAAGGCTTCATCCTGCGCATCAACAAACAATGGCTCGACGAACATCCCCTGATTGCCGGCGCGTTGGACTACGAAAGCGAGCAATGGGAAAAAGTCGATATGCCGTTTATCGTGCAACCGCAATAA
- a CDS encoding histone deacetylase family protein — protein sequence MNKVVRYMRLQLRRLLGRQARAAWISHPVFLRYGCGKGHPESADRIKAIEAEVKKQGFWDVFRHADACEVSDSQLALVHPRKYLRFLESVQPQPGKIYRIDDDTVMGSESLAAARYAAGAVVSAVEMVMKGDAYHAFCAIRPPGHHAKSDQAGGFCLINNVAVGVMHAIARFRVQRVAVIDFDVHHGDGTAEIFKDDPRVLFLNSYEQDLFPFPQQQDTEKASVYAVNLAFAPNSGSRDFREAVREQWLPKLSAFKPELVLLSAGFDGHKSDETGRLNLHEADYAWLTHKIIQTASSCKGKIVSVLEGGYTLESLAKSSAAHVYVLAGLGKPECAVIYDKFLKMETGLQR from the coding sequence ATGAACAAAGTAGTGCGCTATATGCGTTTGCAGTTACGCCGCCTGCTCGGGCGGCAGGCAAGAGCGGCTTGGATAAGCCATCCTGTGTTTTTACGTTACGGGTGCGGAAAGGGGCATCCTGAATCAGCGGATCGGATTAAAGCGATTGAAGCAGAAGTAAAAAAGCAGGGGTTTTGGGATGTGTTCCGGCATGCTGATGCGTGTGAGGTATCCGACAGCCAGCTGGCTTTGGTGCATCCGCGCAAATATCTGCGTTTTTTGGAATCGGTACAGCCGCAACCGGGCAAAATCTACCGCATTGATGATGATACGGTGATGGGCAGTGAATCGCTGGCTGCGGCACGTTATGCGGCCGGTGCGGTGGTTTCGGCGGTGGAAATGGTGATGAAGGGGGATGCTTACCATGCTTTTTGTGCCATCCGCCCGCCGGGGCATCATGCCAAAAGCGATCAGGCAGGGGGGTTTTGCCTGATCAACAATGTTGCCGTAGGCGTGATGCATGCGATTGCGCGTTTTCGGGTGCAAAGGGTGGCGGTTATTGATTTCGACGTTCATCACGGCGACGGAACGGCAGAAATTTTTAAAGACGACCCCCGCGTTCTTTTTCTCAATAGCTATGAGCAGGATTTGTTTCCGTTTCCCCAACAGCAGGATACGGAAAAAGCTTCGGTTTACGCCGTTAACCTTGCCTTTGCGCCAAACAGCGGCAGCCGTGATTTTAGAGAAGCCGTGCGCGAACAATGGTTGCCCAAGCTGTCGGCTTTCAAGCCCGAGCTGGTTTTACTCTCAGCCGGATTTGACGGACACAAATCAGACGAAACAGGCCGTCTGAATCTTCATGAGGCCGATTATGCTTGGTTAACGCACAAGATTATTCAGACGGCCTCAAGCTGCAAAGGTAAAATCGTTTCTGTTTTGGAAGGCGGCTATACTTTGGAGAGTTTGGCAAAATCATCCGCCGCGCATGTGTATGTTTTGGCCGGTCTCGGCAAACCGGAATGCGCTGTGATTTATGATAAGTTTTTGAAGATGGAAACAGGGTTGCAAAGGTAA